Proteins from a single region of Argopecten irradians isolate NY chromosome 7, Ai_NY, whole genome shotgun sequence:
- the LOC138328130 gene encoding protocadherin-11 X-linked-like — protein sequence MGIPPLSSSLTVDITVEDYNDNRPVFTQNRYNATVREDVAVDTVIQTVVASDLDADDNGKVKYEFTFPQTLFKLDENSGEISIIQQLTYSAAPLELSVRAYDLGTPQQTSLTVVDVHIIDINNHDPEINIRLLSNSNSATVEENSNIGTLVAYVSVQDKDSSNNGKVNCSIKSPKFNLLRISDSEYTVVTGEQLDREQKIEYVITVVCEDNGQPRRNHSASFIVEVLDKNDNMPIFMQSVYYGNLTENNEAGKMVTRVSASDMDQGINAEVRYFVESDFADMFYVEPTSGVVKANVRFDREKVSEVKFKVLAMDSGADIQYTSNATVILTIIDDNDEYPEFTQKSFNFSIAENKNADTLLGNISATDNDIGMNGQVTYSLPSQHQMTLPFVVFPNGTVKSNRPLNRELKSSYDFIVMATDRGVPALSSTAKVSVVVIDENDNYPQIIYPVKNNGTVIVSHLTLPGNEVTKIDAYDLDEGRNGALVFSMSRSSANDLFYIEETTGKIYLAKEIHKEDIKDYNLMIEVSDKGIVPKKSGADITLRVEFTVTEEASQPGIGQNVLIAITIACVTIVLSLAILVTIFLIRRADSSKGSGRGSLTEHEEVKVTETLHIPPKKPCLARDGARSPLPENNNSVQYEVKKEVSFSMDDHDHRDSGIFMIANDHSSPVPMTKLSKTRQLQTFMSQQNSNRDIPERRGDFDAAQDELHRMASIRLHEKLMHSYNKPLVYHPDENRQLLLLKKGLEDSRSDNSGEITTDSGRGGSEEDMHHASIMI from the exons ATGGGTATCCCACCGCTTTCAAGTTCACTGACGGTTGATATCACTGTTGAGGACTACAATGATAATAGGCCTGTCTTCACACAAAATCGGTACAACGCTACGGTTCGTGAGGATGTTGCTGTGGACACCGTCATACAGACTGTTGTCGCTTCTGATCTGGATGCTGATGATAACGGAAAGGTGAAGTATGAATTCACATTCCCCCAGACTTTGTTCAAACTGGATGAAAATTCTGGAGAAATATCGATCATACAGCAGCTCACCTACTCTGCTGCCCCTTTAGAGTTGTCCGTCCGGGCTTATGACTTGGGAACCCCTCAGCAAACTAGCCTCACGGTCGTAGATGTGCACATCATTGATATCAACAACCACGACCCTGAAATTAACATCCGTCTTCTTAGTAACTCTAACTCTGCAACAGTTGAGGAGAACTCCAACATTGGCACTCTGGTGGCATATGTTTCGGTCCAAGACAAGGATAGTTCCAATAACGGAAAAGTGAACTGTTCTATAAAAAGTCCCAAGTTTAACTTGCTTCGTATCTCAGATTCAGAGTATACGGTAGTCACGGGTGAACAGCTGGACCGTGaacaaaaaatagaatatgtaatCACAGTGGTGTGTGAGGACAACGGTCAGCCTCGGAGGAACCACTCCGCCAGCTTCATCGTGGAAGTTCTCGACAAAAATGACAACATGCCGATTTTCATGCAAAGTGTTTATTATGGCAATCTGACAGAGAATAACGAAGCTGGTAAAATGGTGACACGCGTCTCCGCTTCTGACATGGACCAGGGAATCAATGCAGAAGTCCGATATTTTGTAGAGAGTGATTTCGCAGATATGTTCTATGTGGAGCCAACTTCTGGTGTGGTGAAAGCTAACGTGCGATTCGACCGTGAAAAGGTCAGTGAGGTCAAATTCAAGGTTTTGGCCATGGACTCTGGTGCTGACATCCAGTATACTTCAAACGCAACAGTGATTCTTACCATCATCGATGACAATGATGAATACCCGGAATTCACacaaaaaagttttaatttttcgATCGCTGAAAATAAGAATGCAGATACTCTACTAGGGAATATATCCGCCACCGATAATGATATCGGAATGAATGGTCAGGTGACATACTCACTTCCTTCTCAACACCAGATGACCTTGCCCTTTGTTGTGTTTCCTAACGGAACTGTTAAGTCAAATCGTCCCCTGAACAGAGAACTAAAAAGTAGCTATGATTTCATTGTCATGGCGACGGATCGCGGTGTGCCAGCATTGAGTAGCACTGCCAAAGTATCAGTTGTAGTTATTGATGAAAATGACAATTATCCACAAATAATTTATCCTGTTAAAAACAATGGTACAGTTATTGTGTCCCATCTCACACTTCCAGGTAACGAGGTGACAAAAATAGACGCATATGACCTTGATGAAGGTCGTAATGGTGCTTTAGTGTTTTCAATGTCCCGATCAAGTGCTAATGACTTATTTTACATAGAAGAGACAACTGGAAAAATTTATCTGGCAAAAGAAATCCATAAAGAGGATATAAAAGACTATAACCTCATGATAGAGGTCAGTGACAAGGGCATCGTGCCGAAAAAAAGTGGTGCCGATATTACGCTGAGAGTTGAGTTCACAGTTACAGAGGAGGCATCACAGCCAGGCATTGGTCAAAATGTGCTCATCGCCATAACGATTGCATGTGTAACTATAGTGCTATCGTTAGCGATCTTAGTGACAATATTTTTAATTCGGAGAGCAGATTCGTCCAAAGGAAGTGGGCGAGGAAGTCTCACAGAACATGAGGAGGTGAAAGTGACAGAGACATTACATATTCCTCCAAAAAAGCCATGCTTAGCCAGGGATGGGGCGCGCTCCCCTCTCCCAGAAAATAATAATAGTGTTCAATATGAGGTGAAAAAGGAAGTTAGTTTTTCAATGGACGATCACGATCATAGGGATTCTGGGATATTTATGATTGCCAATGACCATTCTAGTCCCGTCCCGATGACAAAGCTGAGTAAAACAAGACAACTTCAG ACATTTATGTCCCAACAAAATTCAAATCGAGATATTCCTGAACGGCGGGGAGATTTTGACGCAGCACAGGATGAGCTTCATCGCATGGCTTCAATACGATTACACGAAAAACTGATGCATTCTTACAACAAACCTTTAGTCTACCACCCAGACGAG AATCGACAGTTACTATTGCTGAAAAAAGGATTAGAAGATTCTCGCAGTGATaattcaggggagataactacagaCAGCGGAAGGGGAGGCAGTGAGGAAGATATGCATCATGCAAGCATTATGATTTAA